AGCATATTCCTTTCCAGCTATAGGGGGAAGCCTCAGACAGGCAGAACAAGGATTGATCCCGAACAGTATCGGGACTTCGCTACGCTTCGAACTAGTTAGCACGACAAGTTGCTAAAAAATGAAACATTCATCCCGAAACATTGGGACAAAGAAAAATAAAAATATAGGCATCCCTATGAAATCGGGATTAAAAAAACATTTGTGTTTATTAGCGTTTATTAGTGGTTAAATGAAGGTATTTTCAGGTGAAAGATGGTCTCAGAGTAAAGTCCAATCCGCCACAGGTGGACATGCAGAACAAGCGATTCGTGTCCTCAGTGGTTCTCCGTAATCATTATTTCTTGAAATCTTAACCAAAAATTAACGATTTCTTGATTCCTTCTTCATTTTCAATTTGTAGATATTGGCGTGAAAAAGAAGATGTTTAACAAGAAAGAAGAAACTCAAAGGAGGTTCAAGTGAAGAAAAGAGCAATTTGGTTATCGGTCGTTTTGATGCTGGTCGGCATTCTGCCGTCCGGGATCATCGCCGGTGAACTGGATTTGTTGGTGAGTGAATTGGTAGAAAAAGGCGTCATCAGTCCTGGACGCGCAAATGAAATCTTGATCCTGTCCGAAGAAGAGATGCGGACGCAGTTGGCTAAAGCCAAAGTATCGACGCTTCCGAAATGGATCCAGACTTTTAACCTGAAAGGCGATTTCCGTCTTCGGGATCAATGGGAACAGCGTGAAGGCGGAGATGCCAGGAATCGTGCTCGTTATCGGTTCCGTTTGGGCGGAGAAGCGGAAGTAATTTCCGGACTGAATGTCGGATTCGGACTGGCGTCCGGCGGCACCGATCCGCGCTCGACAAATCAAACGTTTGAAAATTCGTTTGAGACGAAAACGATCATGCTGGATTATGCTTATGCCAGATATTCAATCACGAATTGGATGACGCTTACCGGTGGAAAAATAGGCGCTGGTTCTGTATTTTGGACGCCTTCGGATTATCTGTGGGATACTGACATCACCGTCGAAGGCTTAGCCGCGGGATTGAAAAAGAAAAACCTGTTTCTGAAAACGGGTTATTATTTCATCGATGAGATCAAGGACGAAAAGGATCCCGCGATGATTCTCGTTCAGCCGGGAATTCTATTCGCAAAAGAAGGTTCCTATACCGCAACGATTGGAGCGACTTATTATCAGTTCAATCAGATAAAGGATGCGACACTGGATCATGCGAAATGGAGTAACACATATTACAAAGATGCGAGTAACGTCAAGCATCTTTCCGGCGATTACCGGATAGTGTCTGTCGGCGCAGACATGCAAGTGTATAACGTGCTTTTGCCGGCGATCGGGTTGTTTTGCGAATATAACCGAAATATAGCCGCCGACAGTTTGCAGAATGGATTTGCATTCGGATTCTTCGGAGGAAACGACAAGATCAAGGATAAGAATCAGTGGCAGATCAAATATTCGTATCGTAAACTGGAAAAAGATTCATGGCTGGATATTTTCCCCGACTCTGACGCATACGGCGGTATGACGGGAATAGGCGGGAGCGAGATCGTTTTTCAGTACGGACTCATGAAAAATGTCATTCTTGGCGTTGATTATTACCGGATCGAGAATCTTTCGGGAACTCGTGTTCCGGAACAAATAGTTCAAGTTGATTTCCAATTTAAATTCTAATTTATGGAAGGTGTAAAATGAAAAAGATATTATCTACAGTACTAATCGTTATGACAATGACACTGGCAGGATTTGCCGGTGAAAAGATTCGTCTCACAGGTTCGACAACGGTTCTGCCAGTTGCTCAACTGACGGCCGAAGAGTTTATGAATGTCAATCCGGATGTGACACTGTCCGTTCAGGGTGGCGGTTCCGGTGTCGGAATTGCCTCTTTGAATGACGGAGCCTGCGACATCGCGAATGCGTCGCGTTCGATGAAGGATTCCGAAATAAAAAATGCCATTAGTCGTGGCATTCATCCAACGGCGCATGTGGTTGCGATGGACGGAATCGCCGTCGTTCTTCATCCGTCGAATCCTGTTCAGAATCTGACCAAAGACCAAATTCGGAAGATTTATACAGGTAAAATAACAAACTGGAAACAGGTTGGCGGAGCAGACAAAAAGATCGTCGTGCTTTCCCGCGATACGTCAAGCGGCACCTATGAAGCGTTTGCAAAACTGGCGCTGAATGACGAGAAAGTCCGGAAGGATGCGTTGTTGAATGCGTCGAATAAGGCAGTTGAAACAGCCGTCGAAACGACACCCGGCGCCATCGGTTATATTGGTTTTGGCTACATCACAAAGCGCGTCAAACTAATTACAGTCGATGGAATAACCTGTTCTAAGGTGACAATCCTATCGAAAGAGTATCCATTTTCTCGCCCACTGTTCATGTACACGAACGGAAAACCGAAAGGGTGGATTAAAAAATACATCGATTTCATTCTCAGTAAAGAAGGACAGGCATTAGTAGAAACAGCCGGGTATGTCGGTTTAAAATAGCTTGTAATCAAAAATGAGATATGCAGGATCGACAGAAGCGATGAGAAGTAAAATTTCCGAAAAAGCGTTCAAATACGGCTTCATGGGAATGGCATTTTCATCGCTTCTGTTTTTACTGGGAATTATCATCATCCTATTCTCAGAGGGACTGCCGGTTTTCAACACAGTCAACCTAATGCGATTCATTGGCGGAACGTCTTGGTATCCAACGTCCGAACCACCGGAATTCGGTATCCTGCCGCTGATTCTCGGGACGCTTTGGGTAACACTCGGCGCTATGCTGATCTGCATTCCGATCGGTTTAGGAAGCGCATTGTATCTTCATGAAATCGCGGGAAGACGACAAAAAGCGGTCCTCAAACCGCTCATCGAACTATTGGCAAGCATTCCTTCGATTGTTTATGGTTTCTTTGGAATGATCATCGTTGCACCCTATCTGCAAAGAACGTTCGATCTCTCGACCGGACTTTGTGCATTCACGGCAAGCCTGATTCTTGGGATCATGGCAGTTCCGACGGTTTGCAGTCTCGCGGAAGACGCGTTGAATTACGTTCCCAAAAGCTTCCGCGAAGCCGCGTACGCTGTCGGTGCAAATCGCTGGCAAACCCTGACACAAATCATACTACCTGCCGCCGGTTCCGGAATCTCGACGGCGATTATTCTCGGCATGAGCCGCGTTGTTGGAGAGACAATGACCGTTTTGATGGTAGCAGGCGGCGCGGCAATGATTCCTCAGTCGGTATTCGATCCGGTTCGTCCGATGACTTCGACAATCGCCGCGGAAATGGGCGAAGCGGCAATGGGAAGCCCGCATTATCACGCGCTCTTCGCCATCGGGCTGATACTGTTTCTGATCACATTCGTTTTTAACATCATTGCGGAAATCATTAGTCGTCGCTATCGGCTAAAACTGGGGCTGGGTCGATGAAACGGAGCAACGTAACGCAATATTTCGGATTCGGATTTCTGTACCTCGCGATGCTGTTGGCGTTGATCTCTCTTGGAATGATTTTTTATTTCATATCGATCAATGGATTAAAAGTATTGAGTTGGGAATTTCTCACGCAGGTTCCACGCCATGCAATGACGCAAGGCGGAATTGCACCTGCTCTGGTTGGGACGATCTATCTAACTATCGGGGCTGTTCTTTTTGCGCTTCCAATCGGCATTGCCTGCGCGATCTATCTCTGTGAATACAGTCCGAAAAGTGTGGTCGTTAACGTGATCCGTATGAGCATCAACAATTTAGCGGGCGTTCCCTCAGTGGTGTTTGGACTGTTCGGATTATCGGTTTTTGTGAAGTTTTTCGGATTTGGTATATCGATTCTTTCCGGTAGTTTGACACTTGGCATCATGATTCTGCCAGGAATCATTTCGGCGGCGCAGGAAGCTTTACTTGCCGTACCGCAATCTCTGCGTGAAGCTTCGTTGGCATTGGGCGCGACGCAGTGGCAGACGATTCGGAAAATCGTTTTACCAACGGCTTCGCCGGGAATTATGACCGGAGTGATCTTAAGTATCGGCCGAGCGGCAGGTGAAACCGCGCCAATCATGTTCACGGCGGCAACCTTTTATACTCGTGGCTACCCGAAATCCATTTTTGACGAGGTGATGGCTCTGCCGTATCACATTTACGCCTTGATGACCGAAGGCACGTTTCCTGAACAGCAAACGCTTATCGCTTATGGATGCGCGTTCCTTCTGATGCTGATTGTTCTGATCATTTCCGGTTTTGCCATCTTTTTAAGACAACGACAAAGGAGATATGAATTTGTCTGATCTCATTCGAATGAAAGCTGAGCATGTCGATTTTTATTACGGCGCAAAGCAGACGCTTATAGACGTCAGTATGAACATCTATGAGAACCGGGTAACGTCGATTATCGGACCATCCGGTTGCGGCAAATCGACATTTATCCGCCTGCTGAATCGGATGAACGATCTAATTCCGAACACGCATCTCGAAGGTAAGATTTATCTCGACGATAAAGATATTTATAAACCGGATACTGACATCGTCGAAATCCGGCGGAAAGTGGGAATGGTTTTTCAGAAGCCGAATCCATTCCCGAAATCCATTCGCGAAAACCTGAGTTTTGGGTTGAAAGTGAATGGGATCAAAGACAGGGACATTATTGAGGAGCGAGTTGAGAAATCGCTCACGGAAGCCGTTATATGGAATGAAGTCAAAGACCGGCTTGACGAAAGCGCTCTGAAACTTTCCGGAGGTCAGCAACAGCGGCTCTGTATCGCGCGGTGTTTATCCATTGAACCGGAAGTGATTTTGTTTGACGAACCGTGCGCAAGTCTCGATCCGATTTCCACGAAGCGCATCGAGGAACTGATTGAGAAATTGAAGGAAAAATACACGATCGTCATCGTGACTCACAACATGCAACAAGCGGCGCGCGTGTCGGACAACACGGCGTTCATGTACCTCGGTGAGGTGATCGAATTTGGCTCAACGGAGAAGATTTTTACCGTTCCAGAGAATTCACGTACAGAAGAATATATTTCGGGGAAATTTGGATAGCCTATGAAACGAATTATTGTTATCAAGAAAGGCGGTATTAACCATGC
The Candidatus Marinimicrobia bacterium CG08_land_8_20_14_0_20_45_22 genome window above contains:
- a CDS encoding phosphate ABC transporter substrate-binding protein, with protein sequence MKKILSTVLIVMTMTLAGFAGEKIRLTGSTTVLPVAQLTAEEFMNVNPDVTLSVQGGGSGVGIASLNDGACDIANASRSMKDSEIKNAISRGIHPTAHVVAMDGIAVVLHPSNPVQNLTKDQIRKIYTGKITNWKQVGGADKKIVVLSRDTSSGTYEAFAKLALNDEKVRKDALLNASNKAVETAVETTPGAIGYIGFGYITKRVKLITVDGITCSKVTILSKEYPFSRPLFMYTNGKPKGWIKKYIDFILSKEGQALVETAGYVGLK
- the pstC gene encoding phosphate ABC transporter permease subunit PstC; translation: MRSKISEKAFKYGFMGMAFSSLLFLLGIIIILFSEGLPVFNTVNLMRFIGGTSWYPTSEPPEFGILPLILGTLWVTLGAMLICIPIGLGSALYLHEIAGRRQKAVLKPLIELLASIPSIVYGFFGMIIVAPYLQRTFDLSTGLCAFTASLILGIMAVPTVCSLAEDALNYVPKSFREAAYAVGANRWQTLTQIILPAAGSGISTAIILGMSRVVGETMTVLMVAGGAAMIPQSVFDPVRPMTSTIAAEMGEAAMGSPHYHALFAIGLILFLITFVFNIIAEIISRRYRLKLGLGR
- the pstA gene encoding phosphate ABC transporter, permease protein PstA; translated protein: MKRSNVTQYFGFGFLYLAMLLALISLGMIFYFISINGLKVLSWEFLTQVPRHAMTQGGIAPALVGTIYLTIGAVLFALPIGIACAIYLCEYSPKSVVVNVIRMSINNLAGVPSVVFGLFGLSVFVKFFGFGISILSGSLTLGIMILPGIISAAQEALLAVPQSLREASLALGATQWQTIRKIVLPTASPGIMTGVILSIGRAAGETAPIMFTAATFYTRGYPKSIFDEVMALPYHIYALMTEGTFPEQQTLIAYGCAFLLMLIVLIISGFAIFLRQRQRRYEFV
- the pstB gene encoding phosphate ABC transporter ATP-binding protein encodes the protein MNLSDLIRMKAEHVDFYYGAKQTLIDVSMNIYENRVTSIIGPSGCGKSTFIRLLNRMNDLIPNTHLEGKIYLDDKDIYKPDTDIVEIRRKVGMVFQKPNPFPKSIRENLSFGLKVNGIKDRDIIEERVEKSLTEAVIWNEVKDRLDESALKLSGGQQQRLCIARCLSIEPEVILFDEPCASLDPISTKRIEELIEKLKEKYTIVIVTHNMQQAARVSDNTAFMYLGEVIEFGSTEKIFTVPENSRTEEYISGKFG